In Methanofollis fontis, the following proteins share a genomic window:
- a CDS encoding response regulator, which translates to MRGGAEQQIRALKYSPFHYPLTTEDDRITISLLYVDDEEDLRDLTQIYFTELCTDITCTTAASGAEALELVAKHPFDAVVSDYQMPEMDGIDLLKRIRTAGLEIPFIIFTGRGREEVVIEAINNGADFYLQKGGAVRPQYAELVNMIRKAVGQRQDAGALRQKEEQLRLIIDTMPLCISYLDREGRCLCVNRRFAENFGITEEECIGRRIEEVLPPETASTIKQSMKAALQGESDFQERSEEYGEGEVRHFREGCIPQRNGHGEVIAFLSLSVDITHLKRAEAFAVNRARRQAALAELGQNALTDIDRQALMDSAVAITAEVLEVDFCKVLEPLPSGDRLLLCAGTGWRAGIVGQTTVGASTDSQAGYTLLTNEAVIVEDLRTETRFTGPSLLREHEVTSGISVIIGSVDAPCGVLGAHSCRRRRFSREDVDYLQAVANILGAVMKGPAAMGP; encoded by the coding sequence GTGAGAGGCGGAGCGGAACAACAGATCAGGGCATTGAAATACTCTCCGTTCCACTATCCTCTGACGACGGAGGACGACCGCATCACCATTTCACTGCTCTACGTGGACGATGAGGAGGACCTGCGGGATCTCACGCAGATCTATTTCACCGAACTCTGCACCGACATCACCTGCACCACCGCTGCATCAGGGGCCGAAGCCCTCGAACTGGTGGCAAAGCACCCATTCGACGCCGTCGTCTCCGACTACCAGATGCCGGAGATGGATGGAATCGACCTTTTAAAGCGGATCCGCACCGCCGGTCTGGAGATCCCCTTCATCATCTTCACGGGCAGGGGACGCGAGGAGGTGGTGATCGAGGCGATCAACAATGGCGCCGACTTTTATCTCCAGAAGGGCGGGGCCGTCCGTCCGCAGTACGCCGAACTGGTGAATATGATCAGGAAGGCGGTGGGGCAGCGGCAGGACGCCGGGGCGCTGCGGCAGAAGGAGGAGCAGCTCAGGCTGATCATCGACACGATGCCCCTCTGCATCTCCTATCTTGACCGGGAGGGACGCTGCCTCTGCGTGAACCGCCGGTTCGCAGAGAACTTCGGGATCACCGAAGAGGAGTGCATCGGCAGACGGATCGAGGAAGTACTGCCGCCGGAGACGGCCTCCACCATCAAACAGAGCATGAAAGCGGCCCTGCAGGGGGAGAGCGACTTCCAGGAGAGGAGCGAAGAATACGGAGAGGGCGAGGTGCGTCACTTCAGGGAGGGCTGTATCCCGCAGCGGAACGGCCACGGGGAGGTGATCGCATTCCTGTCCCTCTCAGTAGATATCACCCACCTGAAGCGTGCGGAGGCGTTTGCCGTGAACCGTGCTCGCCGGCAGGCGGCGCTGGCCGAACTCGGGCAGAACGCCCTCACCGATATCGACAGGCAGGCGCTGATGGACAGCGCCGTGGCCATCACGGCCGAGGTGCTGGAGGTGGACTTCTGCAAGGTGCTCGAACCCCTCCCGTCGGGCGACCGCCTCCTCCTCTGCGCCGGCACGGGATGGCGGGCGGGCATCGTCGGGCAGACCACGGTGGGCGCCAGCACCGACTCGCAGGCAGGCTACACCCTGCTCACAAACGAAGCGGTGATCGTCGAGGACCTGAGAACGGAGACGAGGTTTACCGGCCCCTCCCTGCTCAGGGAGCATGAGGTGACCAGCGGCATCAGCGTGATCATCGGGAGCGTGGACGCTCCCTGCGGCGTGCTCGGTGCACATTCCTGCCGCCGCCGTCGGTTCAGCCGCGAGGACGTGGATTATCTCCAGGCGGTCGCCAACATCCTGGGGGCGGTGATGAAGGGGCCTGCCGCCATGGGGCCCTGA
- a CDS encoding DNA-directed DNA polymerase II large subunit: protein MVAVSPAMAEYFRLLESNLNEALKVAEAARAKGQDPTTVIEIPRANDIGDRVEALLGINGVAARIRALEAQMSREEVSLKIGDDFAAKMFGETTREEIVDHAIRTSMGLLTEGVVAAPTEGIAKVGFGTNDDGTEYLKIYYAGPIRSAGGTAQALSVLVGDYVRRAIGIDRYKPRPEEVERYIEELKQYNGIQSMQYMPNEAEIRLIINNCPVCIDGEPTEREEVSGYRNLERVETNTVRGGMCLVVAEGLALKAPKVMKNVKKMKMEGWDWIQQIIDGAASQSGDDEEEESGIHPKDKYIRDLIGGRPVFSYPMRKGGFRLRFGRSRNTGFAAAGFNPATLHILGDYLAVGTQMKTERPGKAAGVVPVDTVEGPTVLLDTGEVRRVDDAEEARRIVPRIERILDVGEILISYGEFLENNHPLIPPSYCEEWWLQEGGPRHPESEMEAIEFALAGAPLHPDYIWFWDDLEPEQIRDLAAYVGGNGRIADDGLRIRFDPDIKAVLEEVLVPHTIDGDEVVIGTYLVFLACLGLTLDLQRRPAWEDAPDGPSLALVSHLSGWTVRSKAGTRIGGRMGRPGKSKQREMKPAPHVLFPVGENGGSRRSVQEAGAYKQRSNTDGGSIRAEVGERRCPSCGAVTYKNCCPSCGAHTEPVNRCPRCNREVKGAVCPSCEGPAVCMQEISLPIKEEYATACAALTMRENSVALVKGVKGLISRERTMEPLEKGLLRALHNVYVFKDGTVRYDMIDLPVTHFRPREVGATVEQLQAIGYTHDYDGVPLTSREQVLELRCQDIMVSRKCGDWLLRVSHFLDDLLEKFYGLPRFYNAQRPEDLIGQMLIGLAPHTSAGVLCRLIGYTEANVGYAHPFYHAAKRRNCFQGDTLIRVLEEGGGWREVPIRQFVIENFDISTPGLDAAGTHWSEPRRYAAVQAVDCQGATHLRRVTAVSVHRAPEHLIRFETSRGRYLEVTPDHTMLVWDTCYLRRVRAMEVREGDHLPLAEGGQVVSDTVTMVRYIRCPDTEVYCLTVADDHTLAANGIYCGQCDGDEDCVMFLLDGLINFSRTFLPETRGGSMDAPLVLTARLDPKEVDKESHNVDIVDRYPLEFYEAAMRYAPPKELEKVIDHVELRLGTPGQYEGFRFTHDTADISAGPLDSTYTTLGSMIDKMEAELDLGDKIRAVDVDDVAERVLNTHFIRDLMGNLRAFASQTVRCTKCSTKYRRMPLAGRCPRCGGKVIQTVHEASVKKYLEMSRKMCEKYAISEYTRQRVEMIDMAILSTFGEEKETQLGLADFM, encoded by the coding sequence ATGGTGGCAGTCTCCCCGGCGATGGCCGAATACTTCAGGCTCCTCGAGAGCAACCTCAACGAGGCCCTGAAGGTCGCCGAAGCGGCGCGGGCGAAGGGGCAGGACCCCACGACCGTGATCGAGATCCCGCGGGCCAACGATATCGGTGACCGGGTGGAGGCGCTGCTCGGGATCAACGGTGTCGCTGCCAGGATCAGGGCCCTGGAGGCGCAGATGTCGCGTGAAGAGGTCTCCCTGAAGATCGGTGACGATTTTGCCGCCAAAATGTTTGGCGAAACCACCAGGGAGGAGATCGTGGACCACGCCATCCGCACCTCGATGGGGCTGTTGACCGAGGGCGTGGTGGCGGCGCCGACCGAGGGGATCGCCAAGGTGGGGTTCGGCACCAACGACGACGGCACCGAATACCTGAAGATCTATTATGCCGGTCCGATCCGCTCGGCGGGCGGGACGGCCCAGGCCCTCTCGGTGCTGGTGGGCGACTATGTGCGGCGGGCGATCGGGATCGACCGCTACAAGCCCCGCCCCGAGGAGGTGGAGCGCTATATCGAGGAGCTCAAGCAGTACAACGGCATCCAGTCGATGCAGTACATGCCGAACGAGGCAGAGATCAGGCTGATCATCAATAACTGCCCGGTCTGCATCGACGGTGAACCCACCGAGCGTGAGGAGGTCTCCGGATACCGCAACCTGGAGCGGGTGGAGACGAATACGGTGCGGGGCGGGATGTGCCTGGTCGTCGCCGAGGGGCTTGCCCTGAAGGCCCCGAAGGTGATGAAGAACGTCAAGAAGATGAAGATGGAGGGCTGGGACTGGATCCAGCAGATCATCGACGGGGCGGCGTCGCAGTCCGGAGACGATGAGGAGGAGGAGAGCGGTATCCACCCGAAGGACAAGTATATCCGCGACCTCATCGGCGGGCGACCGGTCTTCTCCTACCCGATGCGCAAAGGGGGTTTTCGGCTGCGGTTCGGGCGCTCCCGGAACACCGGTTTTGCCGCCGCCGGTTTCAATCCGGCCACCCTGCACATCCTGGGCGATTACCTGGCCGTCGGGACGCAGATGAAGACCGAGCGACCCGGCAAGGCCGCCGGGGTGGTGCCGGTGGACACGGTCGAGGGGCCGACGGTGCTCCTTGACACCGGGGAGGTGCGGCGGGTGGACGATGCGGAGGAGGCACGGCGGATTGTCCCCAGGATCGAGCGGATCCTGGATGTCGGCGAGATCCTCATCTCGTACGGCGAGTTCCTGGAGAACAACCATCCCCTTATTCCCCCCTCGTACTGCGAGGAGTGGTGGCTCCAGGAGGGGGGGCCCCGCCACCCGGAGTCCGAGATGGAGGCGATCGAGTTCGCCCTCGCCGGCGCCCCCCTCCACCCGGACTATATCTGGTTCTGGGACGACCTGGAGCCCGAGCAGATCCGGGACCTTGCGGCGTATGTGGGTGGAAACGGGCGGATCGCCGATGACGGCCTGCGGATCCGGTTTGATCCGGATATCAAGGCGGTCCTGGAGGAGGTGCTCGTCCCCCATACAATAGACGGCGATGAGGTGGTGATTGGCACCTATCTGGTCTTCCTTGCCTGCCTGGGTCTCACCCTGGACCTGCAGCGCCGTCCGGCATGGGAGGACGCACCCGACGGCCCCTCCCTCGCCCTGGTCTCGCACCTCTCGGGGTGGACGGTGCGCTCGAAGGCCGGGACCCGGATCGGCGGGCGGATGGGTCGGCCCGGCAAGTCCAAGCAGCGCGAGATGAAACCGGCGCCGCATGTGCTCTTCCCGGTGGGGGAGAACGGGGGCTCCCGCCGTTCGGTGCAGGAGGCCGGGGCCTACAAGCAGCGGAGCAACACCGACGGGGGCTCGATCCGCGCCGAGGTGGGGGAGAGGCGCTGCCCCTCCTGCGGGGCGGTGACCTACAAGAACTGCTGCCCGTCCTGCGGTGCCCATACCGAACCGGTGAACCGCTGCCCCCGCTGCAACCGCGAGGTGAAGGGGGCGGTCTGCCCCTCCTGCGAGGGGCCGGCGGTCTGCATGCAGGAGATCAGCCTGCCGATCAAGGAGGAGTACGCCACCGCCTGCGCCGCCCTGACGATGCGCGAGAACAGCGTGGCCCTGGTCAAGGGCGTCAAGGGGCTGATCTCTCGCGAACGGACGATGGAGCCCCTGGAAAAGGGGCTGCTCCGCGCCCTGCACAACGTCTATGTCTTCAAGGACGGCACGGTCCGCTACGATATGATCGACCTCCCGGTCACCCATTTCCGGCCGCGGGAGGTCGGGGCCACGGTGGAGCAGCTCCAGGCCATCGGCTACACCCATGACTATGACGGCGTCCCCCTCACCTCCCGGGAGCAGGTGCTGGAGCTCCGCTGCCAGGACATCATGGTCTCCCGGAAGTGCGGGGACTGGCTGCTCCGGGTCTCGCATTTTCTGGACGACCTGCTGGAGAAGTTCTACGGGCTGCCGCGATTTTACAATGCACAGCGGCCCGAGGACCTCATCGGTCAGATGCTCATCGGGCTTGCCCCGCATACCTCGGCCGGTGTGCTCTGCCGCCTGATCGGCTACACCGAGGCGAACGTCGGGTATGCCCATCCCTTCTACCATGCCGCAAAGCGGCGCAACTGTTTCCAGGGCGACACCCTGATCCGGGTGCTGGAGGAGGGGGGCGGCTGGCGCGAGGTGCCGATCCGCCAGTTCGTAATCGAGAACTTCGATATCTCCACGCCCGGCCTCGACGCCGCCGGCACCCACTGGTCAGAGCCCAGACGGTACGCGGCGGTGCAGGCGGTGGACTGCCAGGGCGCCACCCATCTGCGCCGGGTGACGGCGGTCTCGGTCCACCGCGCTCCCGAACACCTGATCCGCTTCGAGACCTCCCGCGGCCGGTATCTGGAGGTGACGCCCGACCATACGATGCTCGTCTGGGACACCTGCTATCTCCGCCGGGTGCGGGCGATGGAGGTGCGGGAGGGGGACCACCTGCCGCTGGCCGAGGGGGGGCAGGTGGTCTCGGACACGGTGACGATGGTCCGGTATATCCGCTGCCCGGACACGGAGGTCTACTGCCTGACGGTCGCCGACGACCATACACTGGCGGCAAACGGGATCTATTGCGGGCAGTGCGACGGTGACGAGGACTGTGTGATGTTCCTGCTCGACGGGCTGATCAACTTCTCCCGCACCTTCCTCCCTGAGACTCGGGGGGGTTCGATGGACGCCCCCCTGGTGCTCACCGCCCGCCTCGACCCGAAGGAGGTGGACAAGGAGAGCCATAATGTCGATATCGTGGACCGCTACCCCCTGGAGTTCTATGAGGCGGCGATGCGCTATGCCCCCCCCAAGGAGCTCGAGAAGGTGATCGACCACGTCGAACTCCGCCTCGGCACTCCCGGTCAGTACGAGGGCTTCCGCTTCACCCATGACACCGCCGACATCTCGGCCGGTCCGCTGGACTCCACCTATACGACGCTCGGGTCGATGATCGACAAGATGGAGGCCGAACTCGACCTGGGCGATAAGATCCGGGCGGTGGACGTCGATGACGTCGCCGAGCGCGTGCTCAACACCCACTTCATCCGCGACCTGATGGGCAACCTGCGGGCGTTCGCCTCCCAGACGGTGCGGTGCACGAAGTGCTCGACAAAGTACCGCCGCATGCCGCTGGCCGGGAGGTGCCCGCGCTGCGGGGGGAAGGTGATCCAGACGGTCCACGAGGCCTCGGTGAAGAAGTACCTGGAGATGAGCAGGAAGATGTGCGAGAAGTATGCGATCTCCGAGTACACCAGGCAGCGGGTGGAGATGATCGATATGGCGATCCTCTCCACCTTCGGGGAGGAGAAGGAGACGCAGCTCGGGCTGGCGGACTTTATGTGA
- a CDS encoding HEAT repeat domain-containing protein translates to MMAELPTGQGRRRLIIFGVVLAASLLLEVVVHLIIGIDVVYSHFFYVPIVLAGIWYGRRAIPVALGLGLVLIAVTWAQSGAVTVSALGRALMFLVVAAVIGLAAERLRWSGPGGLHSTEPEFSPDLGTDDLILALQNRNADTRYEAAVALGKREDPAAIEPLRSALSDPEPGVRWVAMEALGAIGRPALPVLIELLASDDVDVRWGAAIALGDIGDREAVEALAARLEDTDRYVRTRAALALAAIGGPALPALAAVVEGGSAEGRWAAALALGKAGLEEGVPPLSRLLRDGDTGVRWKAAEALGEIGGLAAVPPLITALGDDEGEVREAAASALAGIGAPAAGPLVDALRVRERWFGAVDALRGMGDAARPALLAALERRNRWVRIGAAMILGEAGDERGVDALVAALEDDDAEVRAAAREILTVGLKKEIHNGI, encoded by the coding sequence ATGATGGCGGAACTCCCGACCGGCCAGGGGCGCAGGCGGCTGATCATCTTCGGAGTGGTGCTGGCAGCGAGTCTGCTGCTCGAGGTCGTCGTCCATCTGATCATCGGGATCGATGTCGTCTATAGCCATTTCTTCTATGTCCCGATCGTGCTCGCCGGGATCTGGTACGGCAGGAGGGCGATACCGGTCGCCCTTGGACTGGGGCTGGTGCTCATCGCTGTCACCTGGGCCCAGAGTGGGGCGGTGACGGTTTCCGCACTCGGGCGTGCGCTGATGTTCCTGGTGGTGGCGGCAGTGATCGGTCTTGCCGCTGAACGCCTCCGCTGGAGCGGTCCGGGTGGACTGCACTCTACAGAACCGGAGTTTTCCCCGGATCTCGGGACCGATGATCTGATCCTGGCCCTGCAGAACCGGAACGCCGACACCCGGTATGAAGCGGCCGTCGCCCTCGGGAAGCGGGAGGATCCGGCGGCGATCGAGCCCCTGCGCTCCGCCCTCTCCGACCCGGAGCCCGGTGTGCGCTGGGTGGCGATGGAGGCGCTCGGGGCGATCGGGCGCCCGGCGCTCCCCGTCCTGATCGAACTGCTCGCATCAGACGATGTGGACGTCCGCTGGGGGGCGGCGATCGCTCTCGGGGATATCGGTGACCGGGAGGCGGTGGAGGCGCTGGCCGCACGGCTGGAGGATACGGACCGTTACGTGCGGACGCGGGCGGCGCTGGCGCTTGCCGCGATCGGCGGGCCCGCCCTGCCGGCCCTGGCAGCAGTGGTGGAGGGCGGGAGTGCGGAGGGCCGCTGGGCGGCGGCGCTGGCCCTCGGCAAAGCGGGTCTGGAGGAGGGCGTCCCCCCCCTCTCCCGCCTGCTCAGGGACGGTGACACCGGTGTGCGCTGGAAGGCGGCGGAGGCGCTCGGAGAGATCGGCGGTCTGGCCGCCGTCCCCCCCCTGATCACCGCCCTGGGTGACGATGAGGGGGAGGTGCGGGAGGCGGCCGCCTCCGCCCTTGCAGGCATCGGTGCGCCGGCGGCGGGTCCGCTGGTCGATGCCCTGCGGGTGCGCGAACGCTGGTTCGGGGCGGTGGACGCCCTCAGGGGGATGGGCGACGCCGCCCGCCCGGCCCTGCTTGCCGCCCTCGAACGGCGGAATCGATGGGTGCGGATCGGCGCGGCGATGATCCTGGGGGAGGCCGGTGACGAGCGGGGTGTTGACGCCCTGGTCGCCGCCCTGGAGGACGACGATGCCGAGGTGCGGGCGGCGGCCCGGGAGATCCTGACGGTCGGCCTGAAAAAAGAGATTCATAACGGGATTTAG
- a CDS encoding HEAT repeat domain-containing protein — protein sequence MDESISSLIRALSDPDIEKRHAAEDAIVSMGEGAIMPLIEVLAGDGTESFRWYVARILARIGVTAIKPLIMTMVVNDDPVFRRYAAAALGSMGETAVEPLIAVFSSEDRELRGFAMLALCRIGKPAIESLKRLSACDDDVLKSCASLTLWKMGEEGIGGLVESIEQEETT from the coding sequence ATGGATGAGAGTATTTCCAGTCTGATCAGGGCTCTTTCTGACCCTGATATCGAGAAGCGCCATGCGGCAGAAGATGCCATCGTCTCGATGGGCGAGGGGGCGATCATGCCCCTCATCGAGGTGCTGGCCGGGGACGGCACCGAGAGCTTCCGCTGGTATGTCGCCCGGATCCTGGCTCGAATCGGCGTCACGGCGATAAAACCGTTGATTATGACGATGGTCGTCAATGATGACCCGGTCTTCCGGCGCTATGCCGCCGCCGCCCTCGGTTCGATGGGGGAGACGGCGGTTGAGCCCCTGATCGCTGTTTTCAGCAGCGAGGACCGGGAACTACGCGGTTTTGCCATGCTTGCCCTCTGCCGGATCGGGAAACCGGCCATCGAATCCCTGAAACGTCTCTCTGCATGTGATGACGATGTGTTGAAATCGTGCGCCTCCCTCACGCTCTGGAAGATGGGGGAGGAGGGGATCGGCGGGCTGGTGGAATCCATCGAACAGGAAGAAACCACATAA
- a CDS encoding mechanosensitive ion channel family protein → MNPLNFSLDAPVTSVSAITWGHLIYVCLLVAAAAVISRVLTIYLKKSLTDKIKRNQLDILLKAVNYGIAIIAFLIILPYFEVDLSGLLVAGGFASIVIGIASQSVIGNLVSGIFLIVERPIAIGDNINIGGTSGNVTDINIFSTIIKTYDGIYVRIPNETVFTSDITNYVAHVARRFEYTVGIPYAADAPQAIRIIRQVIWDHPLALCEPGPSVFVDELGDNAVNIKVRVWAPSSDWWEVRTELLWTIKAELQKNGIEIPFPQREVWFRNDLGGRITVLQEGEGPMPPGEKT, encoded by the coding sequence ATGAACCCCCTGAACTTCAGCCTGGATGCGCCGGTCACCTCCGTTTCGGCGATCACCTGGGGGCACCTGATCTATGTCTGCCTGCTCGTGGCGGCGGCGGCGGTGATCTCGCGGGTGCTGACCATCTACCTGAAAAAGAGCCTGACCGACAAGATCAAGCGCAACCAGCTCGACATCCTCCTGAAGGCGGTCAACTACGGTATTGCCATCATCGCCTTTCTGATCATCCTCCCCTACTTTGAGGTGGACCTGAGCGGTCTGCTGGTGGCGGGCGGGTTCGCCTCGATCGTCATCGGTATCGCGAGCCAGTCGGTGATTGGCAACCTGGTCTCGGGTATATTTCTCATTGTCGAGCGCCCCATCGCCATCGGGGATAACATCAATATCGGCGGCACCAGCGGGAATGTCACCGACATCAACATCTTCTCGACGATCATCAAGACCTATGACGGTATCTATGTGCGGATCCCGAATGAAACGGTCTTTACCTCTGATATTACAAACTATGTCGCCCATGTGGCGCGGCGGTTCGAGTACACGGTCGGGATACCGTATGCCGCCGACGCCCCGCAGGCGATCCGGATCATCAGGCAGGTGATATGGGACCATCCCCTGGCCCTGTGCGAACCGGGGCCGTCGGTCTTTGTGGACGAACTCGGGGATAATGCGGTGAATATCAAGGTGCGGGTCTGGGCCCCGTCGTCCGACTGGTGGGAGGTGCGGACCGAACTCCTCTGGACGATCAAGGCCGAACTCCAGAAGAACGGCATCGAGATACCCTTCCCGCAGCGGGAGGTCTGGTTCCGGAACGACCTTGGAGGACGGATCACTGTCCTTCAGGAGGGTGAAGGGCCGATGCCGCCCGGTGAGAAAACATGA
- a CDS encoding DUF432 domain-containing protein: MYGTYGFAFHIEKDGFSIEVNQENGIYVYRRSLDGSSAERKLVSSGGRVIVNPVEPLNLPREVSRHLIVEFEPVSIEPGAQETVYLTFPIEVAVFVAAKGNYEVLDIFSWNRQKYTLYGSPDRGLIARWWGSQVAFSPPLVDPRREGLLSLTITNATNAWVDVSRVVLEGYGMKIFYDDSASIRAWMRISSSMVAETGCHDAPYRDGQRKSLELYTARSIPGIERSRFLMDQGI; encoded by the coding sequence GTGTACGGGACCTACGGTTTCGCCTTCCACATAGAGAAAGACGGTTTTTCCATCGAGGTAAACCAGGAAAACGGGATATATGTCTACCGCAGGAGCCTGGACGGCAGCAGCGCCGAGCGGAAACTCGTCTCCTCGGGCGGGCGTGTGATCGTCAATCCCGTCGAACCCCTCAACCTGCCGCGGGAGGTCTCCCGCCACCTGATTGTAGAGTTTGAACCGGTATCGATCGAGCCCGGGGCACAGGAGACGGTCTATCTCACCTTCCCGATCGAGGTGGCCGTATTCGTGGCGGCGAAAGGTAACTATGAGGTGCTGGATATTTTCTCCTGGAACCGGCAGAAGTATACCCTCTACGGTTCGCCGGACCGCGGGTTGATCGCCCGCTGGTGGGGGAGTCAGGTTGCCTTCTCCCCGCCCCTCGTCGACCCCCGTCGCGAGGGGCTGCTCTCCCTCACCATCACCAATGCCACAAATGCCTGGGTGGATGTCTCCCGCGTGGTGCTCGAGGGCTACGGGATGAAGATCTTCTATGACGACTCTGCCTCCATACGGGCATGGATGCGGATCTCCAGCTCGATGGTGGCGGAAACCGGCTGCCATGACGCCCCGTATCGGGATGGGCAGCGCAAGTCACTCGAACTCTATACGGCGCGTTCGATCCCGGGAATCGAGCGTTCCCGGTTTTTGATGGACCAGGGGATCTAG
- a CDS encoding FKBP-type peptidyl-prolyl cis-trans isomerase, with translation MTIAAPGNTVLLHYTGTLDDGTIFDSSRERDPLRFTIGRGEVIPGFEEAVIGMAVGERKTFTIPSDAAYGPQRDDLVMVVGREQFPPEIEFAVGQQYPVEVAEGQVVMVTVTALTEEAVTLDANHPLAGRDLTFAIEVVAVEEGSGE, from the coding sequence ATGACTATTGCAGCACCCGGCAACACTGTTCTCCTGCATTACACCGGAACCCTCGACGACGGCACCATCTTCGACTCCTCCCGCGAGCGCGACCCCCTGCGGTTCACCATCGGGCGGGGTGAGGTGATTCCGGGTTTTGAGGAGGCCGTCATCGGTATGGCGGTCGGGGAAAGAAAGACCTTCACCATCCCGTCCGATGCGGCCTACGGCCCGCAGCGTGATGACCTGGTGATGGTGGTCGGGCGCGAGCAGTTCCCGCCGGAGATCGAGTTCGCCGTCGGGCAGCAGTACCCGGTCGAGGTGGCGGAGGGGCAGGTGGTGATGGTCACCGTGACCGCCCTCACTGAAGAGGCGGTCACCCTGGACGCCAACCATCCCCTGGCCGGCAGGGACCTCACCTTTGCCATCGAGGTCGTGGCGGTGGAAGAGGGGAGCGGGGAGTAG
- a CDS encoding RNA recognition motif domain-containing protein, with protein MQTSRLYVGNLNYATTEEQLGELFASYGDVTSVRVLERKGFGFVEFATVEEAEKAMAALNETEFMGRTLRIDEARPPKPRTEFRRY; from the coding sequence ATGCAGACCAGCAGGTTGTACGTCGGTAATCTCAATTACGCGACCACCGAAGAGCAGCTCGGCGAGCTGTTTGCGAGCTATGGAGATGTAACGTCCGTCCGTGTCCTCGAGAGGAAAGGCTTCGGCTTTGTCGAGTTTGCCACCGTTGAGGAAGCGGAGAAGGCGATGGCCGCACTCAATGAGACCGAGTTCATGGGGCGCACCCTCAGGATCGACGAGGCCCGGCCCCCGAAGCCCAGAACCGAATTCCGCAGATACTAA
- a CDS encoding 2'-5' RNA ligase family protein, which yields MAPHRIIAVDLALLLPDGVAGETRRLNALISNRSGDRSILLGTQRCLPHITLAMAPLEQGRVSEAAEVLSSALERCAPLHLTISRISTVVTGAGHAVSGFDLEPAPPLLALHQEIVDGLEAIRAFEPPALCTGRGEESDAHMAGYVQHFLDHSARERYSPHITLGAGEAGDADTRFSLPHSFAVRRGAVCHVGRRGTCRQILAQTEI from the coding sequence ATGGCACCGCACCGCATCATCGCCGTCGACCTCGCGCTGCTCCTCCCTGATGGGGTTGCCGGGGAGACCCGGAGACTTAACGCCCTGATCAGCAACCGTTCAGGCGACCGCTCCATCCTGCTCGGCACACAGCGCTGTCTTCCCCACATCACCCTTGCCATGGCCCCCCTGGAACAAGGAAGAGTATCAGAGGCAGCGGAGGTGCTCTCTTCCGCTCTGGAGAGATGCGCCCCCCTCCACCTGACAATCTCCCGCATTTCCACGGTCGTGACCGGCGCCGGACACGCCGTTTCAGGCTTCGACCTCGAACCCGCCCCCCCCCTTCTCGCCCTCCACCAGGAGATCGTCGACGGCCTGGAGGCGATCCGGGCATTTGAACCCCCTGCGCTCTGTACTGGCAGAGGAGAGGAGTCAGATGCCCATATGGCCGGGTATGTGCAGCATTTCCTGGATCACTCCGCACGGGAACGCTACAGCCCGCACATCACCCTGGGCGCCGGAGAGGCGGGGGATGCAGACACCCGGTTTTCGCTTCCCCATTCCTTTGCGGTGCGCAGGGGGGCGGTCTGCCATGTGGGGCGGAGGGGCACCTGCCGGCAGATCCTCGCACAAACAGAAATATAG